In Acidiphilium acidophilum, one genomic interval encodes:
- the grxC gene encoding glutaredoxin 3 → MAKVEIYTQFFCPFCTRAVKLLRDKGVSFTEIDAPHGSAARREATARSGGGTTMPQIFIDNVAIGGCTELLALDRAGKLDPLLVTSG, encoded by the coding sequence ATGGCCAAAGTCGAAATATACACCCAGTTCTTCTGCCCGTTCTGCACCCGCGCCGTGAAGCTGTTGCGGGACAAGGGGGTCAGTTTCACCGAGATCGACGCGCCCCACGGCTCCGCCGCCCGGCGGGAAGCCACTGCGCGCTCGGGTGGCGGAACCACCATGCCGCAAATTTTTATCGATAACGTCGCAATCGGCGGCTGCACCGAATTGCTTGCCCTCGATCGGGCCGGCAAGCTCGATCCGCTCCTGGTCACATCAGGCTGA
- a CDS encoding DUF1178 family protein produces the protein MIHYQLRCAADHEFDGWFKSSSHFEDQAARGLLECPRCGDRGVSRAMMAPRIGGKSRKRHAEPVDATPAAPPPPVIDQSGAPAPPETAVAGRMPAEMRALLARVRREVEERCDYVGPKFADEARRIHDGSAPARGIYGETTEAEAEALAEDGIEVGRIPWVPLADS, from the coding sequence ATGATCCATTATCAGTTGCGCTGCGCCGCCGATCACGAGTTCGACGGCTGGTTCAAGAGCAGTTCCCATTTCGAGGATCAGGCCGCGCGCGGCCTGCTGGAATGCCCCCGCTGCGGCGATCGCGGCGTCAGCCGGGCGATGATGGCTCCGCGGATCGGCGGCAAATCGCGCAAGCGGCACGCCGAGCCGGTCGATGCGACGCCTGCGGCCCCGCCTCCACCCGTGATCGACCAGAGCGGTGCCCCCGCGCCGCCCGAAACTGCGGTGGCCGGGCGGATGCCGGCTGAAATGCGCGCCCTCCTCGCACGGGTCCGCCGGGAGGTCGAGGAACGCTGCGATTACGTCGGGCCGAAATTCGCGGACGAAGCCCGCCGGATCCATGACGGCTCGGCTCCAGCGCGCGGCATCTATGGGGAGACGACCGAGGCCGAAGCCGAAGCCCTTGCCGAAGACGGAATCGAGGTCGGTCGGATCCCCTGGGTGCCTCTGGCGGATAGTTGA
- the radC gene encoding RadC family protein: MAKADKTRKPGDIQLDLGPEPAIEPHPPEVHGAEGHRARLRTRLLKAGPESLADHEVLEMMLFLALPRRDTKPIARALVTRFGSYAQAIAAPVAELLTVEGLGESGAAALKIVQAAALRLVKAEVIYRPVLNHWDRLIEYLTAVLARERIEQTRVLFLDHRNRLIADEVQSSGTVNHTPVYPRELVKRALEHHATAIILVHNHPSGDPTPSQEDIAMTREIKQAASTLSIVLHDHVIIGNGKWVSLKRLGLL; encoded by the coding sequence GTGGCAAAAGCAGACAAAACACGTAAACCGGGAGACATCCAGCTCGATCTGGGCCCCGAACCCGCCATCGAACCTCACCCCCCGGAGGTTCACGGCGCGGAGGGACATCGCGCCCGGCTGCGCACCCGGCTGCTGAAAGCCGGGCCGGAGTCTCTGGCCGATCACGAAGTGCTCGAAATGATGCTCTTCCTCGCCCTTCCCCGGCGCGACACCAAGCCGATCGCCCGCGCTCTGGTGACGCGCTTCGGCTCCTACGCCCAGGCGATCGCCGCACCGGTCGCCGAACTCCTGACCGTCGAGGGCCTCGGCGAATCCGGTGCCGCCGCCCTGAAAATCGTCCAGGCCGCCGCCCTCCGCCTGGTCAAAGCCGAGGTGATCTATCGCCCGGTCCTCAATCACTGGGACCGGCTGATCGAATACCTTACCGCCGTCCTCGCCCGCGAGCGGATCGAGCAGACCCGGGTGCTCTTCCTTGACCATCGCAACCGCCTGATCGCCGATGAGGTCCAGTCGAGCGGCACCGTGAACCACACCCCGGTCTATCCGCGCGAACTGGTCAAACGCGCCCTCGAACATCACGCCACCGCGATCATCCTGGTCCATAACCACCCGAGCGGCGATCCCACCCCCTCGCAGGAGGACATCGCAATGACCCGCGAAATCAAGCAGGCTGCCAGCACCCTGTCGATCGTGCTGCACGACCACGTGATCATCGGCAACGGCAAATGGGTCAGCCTCAAAAGGCTCGGCCTGCTATGA
- a CDS encoding methyltransferase domain-containing protein, with amino-acid sequence MMMFDRAAVAAHRTRAAARRGAVAPVLEDLAVRVLDRLDDTGRHFTRALEIGGRGVVAPLLAARGIEVISTDLAPAMAAVAGGPAIVADEEFLPFGAARFDLIVAHLSLHWVNDLPGALIQLRRALTPEGLFIASLPLLGTLGNLRAALIEAEAALTGGAAPRVSPFPELSDCAGLLQRAGFALPVAEREIVEFEYANPMALLCDLRDAGETNATIARSRTIPPREMVPMALASMMSGGRLLVALHLGILTGWGS; translated from the coding sequence ATGATGATGTTCGATCGTGCGGCGGTGGCGGCGCATCGGACCCGGGCGGCGGCGCGGCGGGGGGCGGTCGCGCCGGTGCTTGAGGATCTCGCCGTTCGCGTGCTCGACCGGCTCGATGATACGGGCCGGCACTTCACGCGCGCTCTGGAAATCGGCGGGCGGGGGGTGGTGGCGCCGTTGCTGGCCGCGCGGGGGATTGAGGTGATATCGACCGATCTCGCCCCGGCCATGGCGGCGGTGGCGGGTGGACCCGCGATCGTGGCGGATGAGGAGTTTCTGCCGTTCGGGGCGGCGCGATTCGATCTGATCGTGGCGCATCTGTCGCTGCATTGGGTCAACGATCTGCCGGGGGCGCTGATCCAGTTGCGCCGGGCGCTGACGCCGGAGGGGTTGTTCATCGCCAGCCTGCCGTTGCTGGGGACGCTGGGTAATCTGCGGGCAGCGCTGATCGAGGCGGAGGCGGCGCTGACCGGCGGTGCCGCGCCGCGGGTGTCGCCGTTTCCCGAATTATCCGATTGCGCGGGGCTGCTGCAACGGGCGGGATTCGCGCTGCCGGTCGCGGAACGGGAGATCGTGGAGTTCGAGTATGCCAACCCGATGGCCCTGCTGTGCGATCTGCGCGATGCCGGGGAGACCAATGCGACCATCGCGCGGTCGCGGACGATTCCGCCGCGCGAGATGGTGCCGATGGCGCTGGCTTCGATGATGAGCGGCGGGCGGCTGCTTGTGGCGCTGCATCTCGGTATCCTGACCGGCTGGGGTTCATAG
- the gltB gene encoding glutamate synthase large subunit, with protein MTDETAAEFLAAWQSNVATLSGSYHPSQEHDNCGVGLIAALDGRKRRDVVVAGINALKAVWHRGAVDADGKTGDGAGIHVEIPQDFFADAVERGGDRMRQGPIAVGMVFLPKTDLSAQERCRQIIETEILNFGYRIYGWRQVPIDVACIGEKANATRPEIEQIMIWNALGKDEADYERDLYIIRRRIEKAAIAAQIPELYICSLSCRSIIYKGMFLAQSLTEFYPDLLDERFISRFAIYHQRYSTNTFPTWRLAQPFRTLAHNGEINTLAGNVNWMKSHETRLSATVLNNHLDDIKPVIQAGSSDTATLDAVFELLIHGGRDAPMAKTLMIPPALSGDAAMKAAHRDLISYCNAVMEPWDGPAAITATDGKFVIAGLDRNGLRPLRFTKTSDDLLIVGSETGMVKLDEMRIIERGHVGPGETIAVDLANGRFYHYPELMDMLAARQDFGAWTKRITVIDHIVKTDAPEPVLFTGEALRRRQLGVGYTLEELELILHPMVEDASEATGSMGDDTPIAVLSERYRGLQNYFRQNFSQVTNPAIDSLREGRVMSLKTRLGNLGNVLDEDSDQCDLLQLDSPVLSTAEFDAMRRTMGANACVVNCTFPVATGEAGLRAAIERIRREAEEGVRAGRTHVILTDETFDEAHAPIPMILATGAVHTHLVRQSLRTFTSLNVRAAECMDVHYFAVLIGVGATTINAYLAQESIADRHRRGLFGTLSLKDCVGRYKKAVSKGLLKVMSKLGISVISSYRGGYNFEAIGLSRALVAEFFPGMLSRISGIGLPGIAHKLLELHATAWDSDAVTLPVGGVYRLRRQGETHAFDGGMVHMLQTAVATDSYTLYKKYADAVHSQAPVALRDLLDFRREGLTPIPVDEVESITEIRKRLLAPGISLGALSPEAHETLSIAMNRIGARSDSGEGGEDAERSKPRANGDNASSAIKQIASGRFGVTAEYLNNCREIEIKVAQGAKPGEGGQLPGFKVTGLIAKLRHATPGVMLISPPPHHDIYSIEDLAQLIYDLKQINPQASVCVKLVSRSGIGTIAAGVAKAKADAILISGHSGGTGASPQSSIKYAGLPWEMGLSEAHQVLMLNRLRHKVRLRTDGGIKTGRDVVIAAMLGAEEFGIGTASLVAMGCIMVRQCHSNTCPVGVCTQDEALRAKFEGSPEKVINLFSFVAEDVRHILASLGVRHLADVIGRTDYLHQVSRGSEILDDLDLNAILAQADPGPHARYCTLEGRNEVPETLDAQMIADAGPFFERGEKMQLQYGIRNTHRAIGTKFSSRIVRSMKGMDLKPDHVTVRLRGAAGQSLGAFAVKGLKLEVFGDANDYVGKGLSGATIVVRPAPSSNMISNENTIIGNTCLYGATAGKLFAAGQAGERFAVRNSGANTVVEGSGSNACEYMTGGTVVILGATGDNFGAGFTGGVAFVYDADDDFERRINPETLSWARVTEPYWADELRNLVREHVQETQSRYAEALLTDWDRTLGRFWMIVPRDFAKFLPVPMEPAEPLRVLAE; from the coding sequence ATGACCGATGAAACCGCCGCCGAATTCCTCGCCGCATGGCAAAGCAACGTCGCGACACTCTCCGGCAGCTATCACCCCTCGCAGGAGCACGATAATTGCGGCGTGGGCCTGATCGCCGCCCTCGATGGTCGCAAGCGCCGCGACGTGGTGGTCGCCGGGATCAACGCGCTGAAGGCGGTGTGGCATCGCGGTGCGGTGGACGCCGATGGCAAAACCGGCGACGGTGCCGGGATTCACGTGGAAATTCCACAGGATTTCTTCGCCGATGCAGTAGAGCGCGGCGGCGACCGGATGCGCCAGGGCCCGATCGCGGTCGGCATGGTATTCCTGCCCAAAACCGATCTCTCGGCGCAGGAGCGCTGCCGCCAGATCATCGAAACCGAGATCCTGAACTTCGGCTACCGCATCTATGGCTGGCGCCAGGTGCCGATCGACGTTGCGTGCATCGGTGAAAAAGCCAACGCAACCCGTCCCGAAATCGAACAGATCATGATCTGGAACGCGCTGGGCAAGGACGAGGCGGATTACGAGCGCGATCTCTACATCATTCGCCGCCGGATCGAAAAAGCCGCGATCGCGGCACAGATCCCCGAACTCTATATCTGCTCGCTGTCGTGCCGTTCGATCATCTACAAGGGCATGTTCCTCGCCCAGAGCCTCACCGAGTTTTATCCCGATCTGCTCGACGAGCGGTTCATCTCGCGCTTTGCGATCTACCACCAGCGCTATTCCACCAACACCTTCCCGACCTGGCGTCTGGCCCAGCCGTTCCGCACCCTCGCGCATAACGGCGAAATCAACACGCTGGCCGGCAACGTCAACTGGATGAAGAGCCACGAAACGCGCCTGTCCGCCACTGTGCTCAACAATCATCTCGACGACATCAAGCCGGTGATCCAGGCCGGAAGTTCGGATACCGCAACGCTCGATGCCGTGTTCGAATTGCTGATCCACGGCGGCCGCGATGCGCCGATGGCAAAGACCCTGATGATTCCGCCGGCTCTCAGCGGCGACGCCGCGATGAAAGCCGCCCATCGTGATCTGATCTCCTATTGCAACGCCGTGATGGAGCCGTGGGACGGACCAGCCGCGATCACCGCGACAGACGGAAAATTCGTGATCGCCGGGCTCGACCGCAACGGCCTCCGGCCCCTGCGCTTCACCAAGACCAGCGACGACCTCCTGATCGTCGGTTCGGAAACCGGCATGGTGAAACTCGATGAAATGCGCATCATCGAGCGCGGCCATGTCGGGCCGGGCGAGACCATCGCGGTCGATCTGGCCAATGGCCGGTTCTACCACTACCCGGAACTGATGGACATGCTGGCGGCGCGCCAGGATTTCGGCGCCTGGACCAAGCGGATCACCGTGATCGACCATATCGTCAAAACCGATGCGCCGGAGCCGGTTCTGTTCACCGGCGAGGCGCTGCGCCGCCGCCAGCTCGGGGTGGGCTACACGCTCGAAGAGCTCGAACTGATCCTGCATCCGATGGTCGAGGATGCCAGCGAGGCAACCGGCTCGATGGGCGATGATACGCCAATCGCGGTGCTCTCGGAGCGTTATCGCGGCTTGCAAAACTATTTCCGCCAGAACTTCTCGCAGGTGACCAACCCCGCGATCGACAGCCTGCGCGAAGGCCGGGTGATGTCGCTGAAAACCCGCCTCGGCAATCTCGGCAACGTGCTCGACGAAGATTCCGACCAATGCGATCTGTTGCAGCTCGACAGCCCGGTTTTATCGACCGCCGAGTTCGATGCGATGCGCCGGACCATGGGGGCGAATGCCTGCGTGGTGAACTGCACCTTCCCGGTCGCGACCGGCGAGGCCGGGTTGCGCGCCGCGATCGAACGGATCCGGCGCGAGGCCGAGGAAGGCGTGCGCGCCGGACGCACCCATGTTATTCTAACTGACGAAACCTTCGACGAAGCCCACGCCCCGATCCCGATGATCCTCGCGACCGGTGCTGTGCATACCCATCTGGTCCGGCAATCGCTGCGCACCTTCACCAGCCTGAACGTGCGGGCCGCCGAGTGCATGGACGTGCATTATTTCGCTGTGCTGATCGGCGTCGGTGCCACCACGATCAATGCCTATCTCGCGCAGGAAAGCATCGCGGATCGCCACCGGCGCGGCCTGTTCGGCACACTCTCGCTGAAAGATTGCGTCGGGCGCTACAAAAAGGCCGTCAGCAAGGGGCTGCTCAAGGTGATGTCCAAGCTCGGCATCTCGGTGATCTCGTCCTATCGCGGCGGCTATAACTTCGAGGCGATCGGCTTATCGCGCGCATTGGTGGCGGAGTTTTTCCCCGGCATGCTCTCGCGGATTTCCGGCATCGGCCTGCCCGGTATCGCGCACAAGCTGCTCGAACTTCATGCCACCGCCTGGGATTCCGATGCGGTGACCCTGCCGGTCGGCGGCGTCTATCGCCTGCGCCGTCAGGGCGAGACCCATGCCTTCGACGGCGGCATGGTCCACATGCTGCAAACCGCGGTCGCGACCGATAGTTACACGCTCTACAAAAAATACGCCGATGCGGTCCACAGCCAGGCCCCGGTCGCCCTGCGCGACCTGCTCGATTTCCGCCGCGAGGGACTGACACCGATCCCGGTCGATGAAGTGGAAAGCATCACCGAAATCAGAAAACGCCTGCTCGCACCCGGCATTTCGCTCGGCGCGCTCTCGCCCGAAGCGCACGAGACGCTCTCGATCGCGATGAACCGGATCGGCGCGCGCTCGGATAGCGGTGAAGGCGGGGAAGATGCCGAGCGCTCGAAGCCGCGCGCTAATGGCGACAATGCCTCCTCCGCGATCAAGCAGATCGCCTCGGGCCGTTTCGGCGTCACCGCGGAATACCTCAACAACTGCCGCGAGATCGAGATCAAGGTGGCGCAGGGGGCCAAACCGGGCGAGGGCGGCCAGTTGCCCGGCTTCAAGGTGACCGGCCTGATTGCCAAATTGCGCCACGCCACCCCCGGCGTCATGCTGATCAGCCCGCCGCCGCATCACGATATCTATTCGATCGAGGATCTGGCTCAGCTTATTTATGATCTCAAGCAGATCAACCCGCAGGCGAGCGTCTGCGTGAAGCTGGTATCGCGTTCCGGTATCGGTACGATCGCCGCCGGGGTGGCCAAGGCCAAGGCCGATGCGATCCTGATTTCCGGCCATTCCGGCGGCACCGGCGCGAGCCCGCAAAGCTCGATCAAATATGCCGGATTGCCGTGGGAAATGGGTCTGTCGGAAGCGCATCAGGTGCTGATGCTCAACCGGCTCCGCCACAAGGTCCGGCTGCGCACCGATGGCGGCATCAAGACCGGCCGCGATGTCGTGATCGCCGCCATGCTCGGGGCCGAGGAATTCGGCATCGGCACCGCCTCCCTCGTCGCGATGGGCTGCATCATGGTGCGCCAATGCCATTCCAACACCTGCCCGGTCGGCGTCTGCACCCAGGACGAGGCGCTGCGGGCGAAATTCGAGGGTAGTCCCGAGAAAGTCATCAACCTGTTCTCCTTCGTGGCCGAGGATGTCCGCCACATCCTCGCCTCGCTCGGGGTTCGTCATCTGGCCGATGTGATCGGGCGGACCGATTATTTGCATCAGGTCTCGCGCGGATCGGAGATCCTCGACGATCTCGATCTCAACGCGATCCTGGCCCAGGCCGACCCCGGCCCGCATGCGCGCTACTGCACGCTCGAAGGCCGCAACGAGGTCCCGGAAACCCTCGATGCCCAGATGATCGCGGATGCCGGGCCGTTCTTCGAGCGCGGCGAAAAAATGCAGCTGCAATACGGCATCCGCAACACTCACCGCGCGATCGGCACCAAATTCTCATCGCGCATCGTGCGGAGCATGAAGGGGATGGACCTCAAGCCGGATCACGTCACGGTCAGGCTGCGCGGTGCCGCCGGCCAGTCGCTCGGCGCGTTTGCGGTCAAGGGGCTCAAACTCGAAGTGTTCGGCGACGCCAACGACTATGTCGGCAAGGGCCTGTCGGGCGCGACGATCGTGGTGCGCCCGGCGCCCTCCTCGAACATGATCAGCAACGAGAACACCATCATCGGCAATACCTGTCTCTATGGTGCGACCGCCGGCAAGCTGTTCGCGGCGGGGCAGGCGGGCGAGCGGTTCGCGGTGCGTAATTCCGGCGCGAACACCGTGGTCGAAGGATCGGGCTCGAACGCCTGCGAATACATGACCGGCGGCACCGTGGTCATTCTCGGCGCGACCGGGGATAATTTCGGCGCAGGCTTCACCGGCGGGGTCGCCTTCGTCTACGACGCCGATGATGATTTCGAACGGCGTATCAACCCGGAAACCCTGTCATGGGCGCGGGTGACCGAACCCTACTGGGCCGACGAATTGCGGAATCTGGTGCGCGAACACGTCCAGGAAACCCAGAGCCGCTATGCCGAGGCACTGCTGACCGACTGGGACCGCACGCTCGGACGGTTCTGGATGATCGTGCCGCGCGACTTTGCGAAATTTCTGCCGGTCCCGATGGAACCGGCAGAACCGCTGCGCGTGCTGGCGGAGTAA
- a CDS encoding NAD(P)-dependent oxidoreductase, which produces MTEHMQQFVRLPQKPPVKRGASERREDFGEIYREFDQPGAATQASRCSQCGIPFCQIHCPLGNNIPDWLKLSAEGRLEEAYEISAATNTFPEICGRICPQDRLCEGNCVIEKGFESVTIGAVERFITDTAFENGWVRPIRPRRERAASIGIVGAGPAGLAAAEALRRQGYQVHVYDRHDRMGGLLIYGIPGFKLEKPIVERRRLWLEDGGIRFHLNQDIGGALSFEALRGRHAAVLIATGVYKAREIAAPGSSLAGIVPALDYLIASNRKGLGDDVPDFESGLLNAAGKRVVVIGGGDTAMDCVRTAIRQDAASVTCLYRRDRANMPGSMREVTNARDEGIEFTWLAAPEAFLGEDHVTAVRAVRMRLGLADASGRQIVEPVAGSSFTIEADLVIKALGFDPEDLPGAFNEPGLALTRWGTLKVGSKDFMTALPGVFAAGDIVRGASLVVWAIKDGRDAAAAMHKYLEQRESFATAAE; this is translated from the coding sequence ATGACCGAGCACATGCAGCAATTCGTGCGCCTGCCCCAGAAGCCGCCGGTCAAACGCGGCGCATCGGAGCGCCGTGAGGATTTCGGCGAGATTTACCGGGAATTCGACCAGCCGGGTGCGGCGACCCAGGCGAGCCGGTGCAGCCAGTGCGGGATACCGTTCTGTCAGATCCATTGCCCCCTCGGCAACAACATTCCGGACTGGTTGAAACTGTCCGCCGAGGGCCGGCTGGAGGAAGCCTACGAAATCTCCGCCGCCACCAACACGTTTCCTGAAATCTGCGGCCGGATCTGCCCGCAGGACCGGCTGTGCGAAGGCAATTGCGTGATCGAGAAAGGCTTCGAGAGCGTCACGATCGGCGCGGTTGAGCGGTTCATCACCGATACCGCATTCGAAAACGGCTGGGTCCGGCCGATCCGTCCGCGCCGGGAACGCGCGGCTTCGATCGGCATCGTCGGTGCCGGCCCGGCTGGTCTGGCCGCCGCCGAGGCGCTCCGCCGTCAAGGCTATCAGGTCCATGTCTATGACCGGCACGACCGGATGGGCGGGTTGCTGATCTACGGCATTCCCGGTTTCAAACTGGAAAAACCGATCGTCGAGCGGCGCCGGCTGTGGCTCGAGGATGGCGGCATCCGGTTTCATCTCAATCAGGATATTGGCGGTGCGCTGAGTTTCGAGGCGTTGCGCGGCCGTCACGCGGCGGTGCTGATCGCGACGGGGGTCTACAAGGCGCGCGAAATCGCCGCTCCGGGGTCGAGCCTCGCGGGCATCGTGCCGGCGCTCGACTACCTGATCGCCTCGAACCGCAAAGGTCTGGGCGATGACGTGCCCGATTTCGAGTCCGGACTGCTGAACGCGGCGGGCAAGCGGGTCGTGGTGATCGGCGGCGGCGATACCGCGATGGATTGCGTGCGCACCGCGATCCGCCAGGATGCCGCCTCGGTCACCTGCCTGTACCGGCGCGACCGGGCGAACATGCCGGGATCGATGCGCGAAGTGACCAATGCCAGGGACGAGGGGATCGAGTTCACCTGGCTCGCCGCCCCCGAAGCGTTTCTCGGTGAGGATCATGTCACAGCGGTGCGGGCGGTGCGGATGCGCCTCGGCCTCGCCGATGCCTCGGGGCGGCAGATCGTCGAGCCGGTCGCCGGATCGTCCTTCACGATCGAGGCGGATCTGGTCATCAAGGCGCTTGGCTTCGATCCCGAAGACCTGCCCGGCGCCTTCAACGAACCCGGCCTCGCTCTGACACGCTGGGGAACCCTCAAGGTGGGATCGAAGGATTTCATGACCGCGCTGCCCGGCGTCTTTGCGGCCGGCGACATCGTGCGCGGGGCAAGCCTCGTGGTCTGGGCGATCAAGGACGGGCGCGACGCCGCCGCCGCCATGCATAAATATCTCGAACAGCGCGAGTCGTTCGCGACCGCAGCGGAGTGA
- a CDS encoding ComF family protein, with protein sequence MLKTLLRVTIETLLPSQCLACTEPASGPGQLCGACFAGLDFITAPFCSHCGLPLAEPAPLCTSCDWAPPAFRAARAAFRYGPVAKRIVLPFKYADRPEAAGGLARLLLRPGADLLASADLLVPVPLHRRRLASRGYNQAGELARALGRLAEKPVAIDALIRTRATRALAELDQHDRELALRGAIAIRPGRESVVAGKSILLIDDILTSCITASTCADILYRTGAAAVDVLALARVADAETRDAD encoded by the coding sequence ATGCTGAAAACCCTGCTGCGCGTGACGATCGAGACCCTCCTGCCCTCCCAGTGCCTCGCCTGCACCGAACCGGCCAGCGGTCCCGGCCAGCTCTGCGGAGCCTGTTTCGCCGGGCTCGATTTCATCACCGCACCCTTCTGCAGCCATTGCGGCCTGCCTCTGGCCGAGCCCGCGCCGCTCTGCACCAGTTGCGACTGGGCGCCTCCCGCGTTTCGTGCCGCCCGGGCCGCCTTTCGCTACGGGCCGGTCGCAAAGCGGATCGTGCTGCCCTTCAAATACGCGGATCGGCCGGAAGCCGCCGGCGGCCTCGCGCGGCTTCTGCTCCGGCCCGGAGCCGATCTGCTCGCCTCGGCGGACCTGCTTGTGCCGGTGCCACTGCATCGCCGCCGCCTCGCCAGCCGGGGTTATAATCAGGCCGGCGAACTCGCCCGCGCCCTCGGCCGGCTGGCCGAAAAGCCGGTTGCGATCGATGCGCTGATCCGCACCCGCGCCACCCGCGCTCTCGCCGAACTCGATCAGCACGACCGTGAACTCGCACTTCGCGGCGCAATCGCAATCCGGCCGGGGCGTGAGTCCGTGGTCGCCGGCAAATCGATCCTGCTGATCGATGACATCCTGACGTCATGCATCACCGCCTCGACCTGTGCGGACATCCTGTATCGCACCGGCGCGGCGGCGGTGGACGTGCTGGCGCTGGCACGCGTGGCGGATGCCGAGACGAGGGACGCCGATTAA